The following coding sequences lie in one Heteronotia binoei isolate CCM8104 ecotype False Entrance Well chromosome 6, APGP_CSIRO_Hbin_v1, whole genome shotgun sequence genomic window:
- the LOC132573453 gene encoding LOW QUALITY PROTEIN: leucine-rich repeat-containing protein 15-like (The sequence of the model RefSeq protein was modified relative to this genomic sequence to represent the inferred CDS: inserted 1 base in 1 codon), which translates to MAPQLRRGSLALLMGVTLLGLARAQCPEECSCSRSAQVECSGPDITEMPGPLPPNAMSLQVLSTGIAELGEAAFGNASVLIALRMEKNALSRISPGAFHHLLSLRYLSLSSNQIQELPLELFQSLPRLESLLLSGNRLLRLHPAHFTRLGGLKELQLQGNHLQAIQPGAFDQLASLAKLNLAKNRLSRLPPRLFAQLRGLQVLRLYENQLAEVPPRAFEALSELQELGLHQNQIYQLPSGLFSTNRRLQKLFLSNNRLEALPEGIFLDLPELSRLSLFANALRELQPGXFGPMPQLRELWLYDNQLATLPGHLFSNLTGLQLLVLSRNRIRSVSPSAFAGLGALAELSLHTNELHTLEGETFRGLSQLQNLSLQNNQLHSLPGRLFQNTPGLVTLQLQNNSLETLPPGLFSRLLHLRDVRLHDNPWSCDGHLLALRKWLQENQPRLGSSRPVCALPPHLQGQPLVGLDEGLLASETPVGTDRWQTTPSGQTESPSRGQSPGTPFQLPLDNEPGSAETEQDWLRPITELPGPHVDHAQGGIWGLTRTQTGVVVTFIVVGCALLLGTVVAGALYGYRRKSRLQLAGARA; encoded by the exons ATGGCTCCCCAGCTGCGGAGGGGCTCCCTCGCCCTCCTGATGGGCGTCACGCTGCTGGGTTTGGCCCGCGCTCAGTGCCCGGAAGAGTGCTCCTGCTCCCGGTCGGCCCAGGTGGAATGCTCCGGCCCCGACATCACCGAGATGCCCGGGCCCCTGCCCCCCAATGCCATGAGCCTGCAGGTCCTCAGCACCGGCATCGCTGAGCTGGGGGAGGCGGCTTTTGGGAACGCCTCGGTCCTCATCGCCCTGCGGATGGAGAAGAACGCCCTGTCCCGCATCAGCCCCGGGGCCTTCCACCACCTGCTCTCCCTGCGCTACCTCAGCCTGTCCAGCAACCAGATCCAGGAGCTGCCGCTGGAGCTCTTCCAGAGCCTGCCCCGGCTGGAGTCCCTCCTGCTCTCGGGGAACCGGCTCTTGCGCCTCCACCCCGCCCACTTCACCCGGCTGGGCGGCCTCAAGGAGCTCCAGCTGCAGGGCAACCACCTGCAGGCCATCCAGCCGGGTGCCTTCGACCAGCTGGCCTCTCTCGCCAAGCTCAACCTGGCCAAGAACCGCCTCTCCCGCCTCCCGCCCCGCCTCTTCGCCCAGCTGAGGGGCCTGCAGGTGCTCAGGCTCTACGAGAACCAGCTCGCGGAGGTGCCCCCCCGGGCCTTTGAGGCCCTCTCAGAGCTCCAGGAGCTGGGCCTCCACCAGAACCAGATCTACCAGCTGCCCTCCGGGCTCTTCTCCACCAACCGCCGGCTGCAGAAGCTCTTCCTCTCCAACAACCGGCTTGAAGCTCTCCCCGAGGGCATCTTCCTCGACCTGCCGGAGCTCAGCCGGCTCTCCCTCTTTGCCAACGCTCTTCGGGAGCTGCAGCCGG CCTTTGGGCCCATGCCCCAGCTGAGGGAGCTCTGGCTCTATGACaaccagctggccaccctgcccGGCCACCTCTTCAGCAACCTCACCGGCCTGCAGCTCCTCGTCCTGAGCAGGAACCGCATCCGCTCCGTCTCGCCGTCTGCCTTTGCTGGCCTGGGGGCCCTGGCGGAACTCTCCCTACACACCAACGAGCTTCACACCCTGGAGGGGGAGACCTTCCGGGGCCTGAGCCAGCTGCAGAACCTCTCCTTGCAGAACAACCAGCTCCACTCCCTCCCGGGGCGCCTCTTCCAGAACACGCCAGGCCTGGTGAccctgcagctgcagaacaactCCCTGGAAACCCTCCCCCCTGGACTCTTCAGTCGGCTTCTCCACTTGCGTGACGTCCGGCTGCACGACAACCCCTGGTCCTGCGATGGCCATCTCCTGGCACTCCGAAAGTGGCTCCAGGAGAACCAGCCCCGCCTGGGGAGCAGCCGCCCGGTGTGTGCCCTCCCGCCCCACCTGCAGGGGCAGCCCCTTGTGGGGCTGGACGAGGGGCTCTTGGCCTCAGAGACCCCTGTGGGCACAGACAGGTGGCAGACAACCCCCTCTGGCCAGACAGAGAGCCCTTCCCGGGGGCAGAGCCCAGGGACCCCCTTCCAGCTGCCGCTGGACAATGAGCCGGGCAGTGCGGAGACAGAGCAGGACTGGCTGAGGCCTATTACTGAGCTCCCTGGCCCCCATGTTGACCACGCCCAGGGTGGGATTTGGGGCCTGACCCGCACCCAGACCGGGGTGGTGGTCACCTTCATTGTGGTCGGCTGCGCTTTGCTGCTGGGCACGGTGGTGGCGGGGGCTCTCTACGGGTACCGGAGGAAGAGTCGCCTGCAGCTGGCTGGAGCCAGAGCCTAG